A window from Triticum aestivum cultivar Chinese Spring chromosome 6D, IWGSC CS RefSeq v2.1, whole genome shotgun sequence encodes these proteins:
- the LOC123143728 gene encoding fatty acid desaturase 4, chloroplastic encodes MPAMYALTPRCTLPPHRRAPPPCRAASPTPAALARADPDELRSTWPQRAWTLAGSAAVLSSLSASASLAADSGSYAEPLAAALAAYTVADLATGVYHWLVDNYGDASTPLVGAQIAAFQGHHRHPSTITRREPCNNLHALARAVALALPAVEAAAAAAHAPAAAHAFAGTFAACVVLSQQFHAWAHEKRRRLPPGVEALQAAGVLVSRAQHAAHHRQPYSTNYCILSGMWNGVLDRHKVFEALEMVVFFRTGVRPRSWDETQAAWMEDTSGSVTAVAVTDSS; translated from the coding sequence ATGCCAGCCATGTACGCGCTGACCCCCCGCTGCACCCTCCCGCCgcaccgccgcgcgccgccgccgtgccgggCGGCCTCGCCGACGCCGGCGGCACTGGCCCGCGCCGACCCGGACGAGCTGCGGTCCACGTGGCCGCAGCGCGCGTGGACGCTGGCGGGCTCGGCCGCCGTCCTCTCCTCGCTGTCCGCGtccgcctccctcgccgccgactccGGCTCCTACGCCGAGCCGCTCGCCGCGGCCCTCGCCGCGTACACCGTCGCCGACCTCGCCACGGGCGTCTACCACTGGCTCGTCGACAACTACGGGGACGCCTCCACGCCGCTCGTCGGCGCGCAGATCGCCGCCTTCCAGGGCCACCACCGCCACCCCTCCACCATCACGCGCCGGGAGCCCTGCAACAACCTGCACGCGCTGGCGCGCGCCGTCGCGCTCGCGCTCCCCGCCGTggaggccgccgccgcggccgcccacGCGCCGGCCGCCGCGCACGCCTTCGCGGGCACCTTCGCGGCGTGCGTGGTGCTGAGCCAGCAGTTCCACGCGTGGGCGCACGAGAAGCGCCGCCGGCTGCCGCCCGGCGTCGAGGCGCTGCAGGCCGCCGGCGTGCTGGTGTCGCGCGCGCAGCACGCCGCGCACCACCGCCAGCCCTACAGCACCAACTACTGCATCCTCAGCGGCATGTGGAACGGGGTGCTGGACAGGCACAAGGTGTTCGAGGCGCTGGAGATGGTCGTCTTCTTCCGCACCGGCGTCCGCCCGCGCTCATGGGACGAAACGCAGGCCGCCTGGATGGAGGACACCAGCGGCTCCGTCACCGCCGTCGCTGTTACTGACAGTTCGTAA
- the LOC123143727 gene encoding CRS2-associated factor 2, mitochondrial isoform X1, with amino-acid sequence MLFSRKLLPWPCPRQSQAQALLCRPFSAFYPTNPDDDDPPFTRIPKTPPRASAPAPPPPKPKDQPAKISPDEPAHSDLPFDFRYSYSETDPTWRPIGFREPTRFSPFGPGRLDRPWDGVVAAAVRAEGNREDVCGGPSRRDEVLGEALSEAEVAELVERYRHSDCSRQINLGKDGVTHNMLDDIHNHWRRAEAVRIKCLGVATLDMDNICFHLEDKTGGRIIYRSINILILYRGRNYDPKQRPVIPLMLWKPLAPIYPKVVQNVAEGLTFEETKEMRNKGLHSPPLMKLTRNGVYVNVVDKVREAFKTLEVVRLDCSHCGTSDCKKIGVKLRDLVPCIPILFKDEQIILWRGKRDQEDSVSAHCASWPQ; translated from the exons ATGCTCTTCAGTCGGAAGCTTCTCCCATGGCCGTGCCCAAGACAGTCACAAGCCCAGGCTCTGCTCTGCCGCCCATTTTCCGCCTTCTACCCAACCAACCCCGACGATGACGACCCTCCGTTTACACGGATCCCCAAAACCCCACCTCGAGcttcggcgccggcgccgccaccgccgAAGCCCAAAGACCAGCCTGCCAAGATCAGCCCCGACGAGCCGGCACACTCCGACCTTCCCTTCGACTTCCGGTACTCGTACTCGGAGACTGACCCGACCTGGAGGCCCATTGGGTTCCGCGAGCCAACCCGGTTTTCGCCCTTCGGCCCCGGCCGCCTTGACCGGCCTTGGGAcggcgtcgtcgccgccgccgtgcgcGCCGAAGGGAACAGAGAGGATGTTTGTGGCGGTCCGAGTCGTAGGGATGAGGTGCTTGGCGAGGCACTGTCGGAAGCGGAGGTGGCAGAGCTCGTGGAGAGGTACCGGCACAGCGACTGCTCCCGGCAGATCAATTTGG GGAAAGATGGTGTAACTCATAATATGCTCGATGACATCCACAACCACTGGAGACGTGCAGAAGCAGTCAGAATCAAATGTCTTGGGGTTGCAACTCTTGACATGGACAATATATGCTTCCATCTTGAG GATAAAACAGGTGGGAGAATCATATACCGTAGCATAAATATACTCATCCTATATCGTGGCCGGAACTATGATCCAAAACAACGGCCTGTCATACCATTGATGTTGTGGAAGCCATTGGCTCCTATTTATCCTAAGGTTGTCCAAAATGTTGCTGAAGGGTTGACTTTTGAGGAAACAAAAGAAATGAGAAACAAAGGATTACATTCGCCACCGCTTATGAAACTGA CTAGGAATGGTGTTTATGTTAATGTTGTTGACAAAGTGAGAGAGGCCTTTAAGACTTTGGAAGTTGTGAGACTAGATTGCTCTCATTGCGGTACTAGTGATTGCAAAAAAATTGGTGTGAAGCTGAGG GATTTGGTTCCATGCATCCCTATACTATTTAAAGATGAACAAATTATTCTCTGGAGAGGGAAGCGGGACCAGGAGGACTCTGTTTCAGCTCATTGTGCTTCTTGGCCACAGTGA
- the LOC123143727 gene encoding CRS2-associated factor 2, mitochondrial isoform X2, producing the protein MLFSRKLLPWPCPRQSQAQALLCRPFSAFYPTNPDDDDPPFTRIPKTPPRASAPAPPPPKPKDQPAKISPDEPAHSDLPFDFRYSYSETDPTWRPIGFREPTRFSPFGPGRLDRPWDGVVAAAVRAEGNREDVCGGPSRRDEVLGEALSEAEVAELVERYRHSDCSRQINLGKDGVTHNMLDDIHNHWRRAEAVRIKCLGVATLDMDNICFHLEDKTGGRIIYRSINILILYRGRNYDPKQRPVIPLMLWKPLAPIYPKVVQNVAEGLTFEETKEMRNKGLHSPPLMKLTRNGVYVNVVDKVREAFKTLEVVRLDCSHCGTSDCKKIGVKLRVCWCSS; encoded by the exons ATGCTCTTCAGTCGGAAGCTTCTCCCATGGCCGTGCCCAAGACAGTCACAAGCCCAGGCTCTGCTCTGCCGCCCATTTTCCGCCTTCTACCCAACCAACCCCGACGATGACGACCCTCCGTTTACACGGATCCCCAAAACCCCACCTCGAGcttcggcgccggcgccgccaccgccgAAGCCCAAAGACCAGCCTGCCAAGATCAGCCCCGACGAGCCGGCACACTCCGACCTTCCCTTCGACTTCCGGTACTCGTACTCGGAGACTGACCCGACCTGGAGGCCCATTGGGTTCCGCGAGCCAACCCGGTTTTCGCCCTTCGGCCCCGGCCGCCTTGACCGGCCTTGGGAcggcgtcgtcgccgccgccgtgcgcGCCGAAGGGAACAGAGAGGATGTTTGTGGCGGTCCGAGTCGTAGGGATGAGGTGCTTGGCGAGGCACTGTCGGAAGCGGAGGTGGCAGAGCTCGTGGAGAGGTACCGGCACAGCGACTGCTCCCGGCAGATCAATTTGG GGAAAGATGGTGTAACTCATAATATGCTCGATGACATCCACAACCACTGGAGACGTGCAGAAGCAGTCAGAATCAAATGTCTTGGGGTTGCAACTCTTGACATGGACAATATATGCTTCCATCTTGAG GATAAAACAGGTGGGAGAATCATATACCGTAGCATAAATATACTCATCCTATATCGTGGCCGGAACTATGATCCAAAACAACGGCCTGTCATACCATTGATGTTGTGGAAGCCATTGGCTCCTATTTATCCTAAGGTTGTCCAAAATGTTGCTGAAGGGTTGACTTTTGAGGAAACAAAAGAAATGAGAAACAAAGGATTACATTCGCCACCGCTTATGAAACTGA CTAGGAATGGTGTTTATGTTAATGTTGTTGACAAAGTGAGAGAGGCCTTTAAGACTTTGGAAGTTGTGAGACTAGATTGCTCTCATTGCGGTACTAGTGATTGCAAAAAAATTGGTGTGAAGCTGAGG GTGTGCTGGTGTAGTAGTTAA
- the LOC123141179 gene encoding disease resistance protein PIK6-NP translates to MNLAVAAVSSIIPMLGRLLTKEYNLQKSAKEDVKYLQRELMSMHAALRAIAEVPPDQLPWQDMLWAGDITELSHDIKDLLESFDACVAGSVPPPDAGYFQVLKVKMANLFKMAKVRREIATAVKGVKEHVQEVANRDDRYRCRGGGAAPRTTTTIDPLLLVLYGNQKTVGMDAARDKIMAKLVHGATGLQILSIVGFGGLGKTTLAKAVYDMAAKIKYDCRVFVSVSRNPDIRKIFRKLLFQFDVETYIRFNQTELDETQLISLLRQSIGAKRYLIVVDDIWDTNAWGLISLAFMDNNTRSRIITTTRNFDVSRACCSFDNELIHTMEPLSEGDSKKLFYERIFASETGCPPELEQVSTEILKKCAGVPLAIIALAGHLTSNQQIKPEGQWHDLLNSIGRGLTNGGSVEHMKKILSFSYYDLPSHLKTCLLYLSIFPEDYYIDKTRLVKRWIAEGFIQGEDLFELGESYFNELVNRSMIQPINIDTDGRAKGCRVHDMMLDLICDLSSENNFISILDTIKGDWSFKRNMRRLSLQKRMTELTSTQLSTTSMSQVRSFTVFSPAINQMLSLSLFKVLRVLDLEDCNLGNDRGLNLHCVGNLLQLRYLGLRDTKLREIPTEIGNLRLLQILDLHGVDAEKLPTGVVGLSYLMFLHLRENTDLPVGYRNLTFLQELTKANFSDDMEGLRFLTELRVLSFSWPSGCGPDKIDILVNSLRNLEKLQSLEITSESIDLMESSWMPYPAQQLRRLVLHGWFHNLPGFISSSWHPRLSYLWIEVRKLQPWDIHDLGTLPALRYLYLKSILDTAMEERATQSSPLNIDGFPCATECWFEGVTVNPLGFRPGTMPMVRCLAFGAQVWNILDIRHSIKHLGPDGLELDYLSWSIMHLSSLEQLSVDLHGEEASSARYTRAEAALKHATYNHPNRPKVNIWSPRG, encoded by the exons ATGAACCTCGCGGTGGCCGCCGTCAGCTCTATCATCCCCATGCTGGGCAGGCTCCTCACCAAGGAGTACAACCTACAGAAGAGCGCCAAGGAAGATGTCAAGTATCTGCAGAGAGAGCTCATGAGCATGCACGCCGCCCTGAGAGCCATCGCCGAGGTGCCGCCGGACCAACTTCCCTGGCAGGACATGCTCTGGGCCGGCGACATCACGGAGCTGTCCCACGACATCAAGGATCTCTTGGAGAGCTTCGATGCGTGCGTCGCCGGCTCCGTGCCTCCCCCCGACGCGGGTTACTTCCAGGTGCTCAAGGTAAAAATGGCCAACTTGTTCAAGATGGCCAAGGTTCGCCGTGAGATTGCCACCGCGGTGAAAGGTGTCAAAGAGCATGTGCAAGAAGTGGCCAACCGAGATGACAGGTATAGATGTCGTGGCGGTGGTGCAGCCCCACGGACTACAACCACCATCGACCCTCTTCTGTTGGTTCTGTACGGAAACCAGAAGACGGTTGGCATGGATGCTGCAAGGGACAAGATTATGGCCAAGTTGGTACATGGTGCAACTGGGCTTCAGATACTCTCCATAGTTGGGTTTGGAGGGCTGGGTAAGACCACTCTGGCTAAAGCAGTATATGATATGGCTGCAAAAATAAAATACGATTGTAGGGTTTTTGTGTCAGTCTCTCGGAATCCTGACATAAGAAAGATTTTTAGAAAACTGCTCTTCCAGTTTGATGTGGAAACGTATATACGTTTCAATCAAACGGAGTTGGATGAAACGCAGCTCATCAGTTTACTGCGACAATCGATAGGGGCCAAGAG GTACTTAATCGTCGTTGATGATATATGGGATACCAATGCATGGGGGCTAATCAGTTTAGCTTTTATGGATAATAACACCAGAAGTAGAATAATCACAACAACCCGCAATTTTGATGTCTCTAGAGCATGTTGCTCTTTTGATAATGAGCTTATCCATACAATGGAACCTCTCTCTGAAGGTGACTCCAAAAAGCTCTTCTACGAGAGAATATTCGCAAGCGAGACTGGATGTCCTCCTGAACTGGAGCAGGTCTCCACAGAGATCTTGAAGAAATGTGCTGGAGTGCCATTAGCCATTATTGCTCTAGCTGGCCATTTGACAAGTAATCAGCAGATAAAACCAGAAGGTCAATGGCATGACTTACTTAATTCTATTGGTCGTGGGCTTACAAATGGTGGTAGTGTGGAGCACATGAAGAAGATATTATCATTCAGCTATTATGATCTCCCATCCCATCTGAAGACTTGTTTATTGTATCTAAGTATATTCCCAGAAGACTATTACATTGACAAGACTCGGTTGGTGAAAAGATGGATAGCCGAAGGGTTTATCCAAGGTGAAGACTTATTTGAGCTCGGTGAGAGCTATTTCAATGAGCTTGTCAATAGAAGTATGATCCAACCGATAAACATTGACACCGATGGTAGGGCAAAAGGCTGTCGTGTCCATGACATGATGCTTGATCTCATATGTGATTTGTCGAGTGAAAATAATTTTATCAGTATATTGGATACTATCAAGGGAGACTGGTCTTTCAAAAGAAATATGCGCAGGCTGTCCCTCCAGAAGAGAATGACAGAGCTCACCAGCACTCAACTGTCTACAACGAGCATGTCACAAGTGAGATCCTTCACCGTTTTTAGTCCTGCTATTAATCAGATGCTTTCTCTTTCACTATTTAAAGTTTTGCGTGTGTTGGATCTAGAAGATTGTAATCTTGGAAATGATCGTGGTCTTAACCTCCATTGTGTCGGGAATTTGTTACAACTGAGGTACCTAGGATTAAGGGACACAAAACTCCGTGAGATCCCGACGGAAATAGGAAATCTCCGGCTGTTACAGATATTGGACTTGCATGGGGTAGATGCAGAAAAATTGCCAACGGGTGTTGTTGGCCTAAGTTATCTGATGTTTCTACATCTTAGAGAAAATACAGACCTACCAGTAGGCTATAGGAATTTGACGTTCCTCCAAGAGCTAACCAAAGCAAACTTCAGTGATGATATGGAAGGGCTGCGCTTCCTGACAGAGCTGAGGGTGCTTTCCTTTAGTTGGCCATCAGGGTGTGGTCCCGACAAAATTGATATTTTGGTAAACTCCCTAAGGAACCTGGAAAAACTACAAAGCCTAGAGATTACATCTGAGAGCATTGATCTCATGGAGAGCAGCTGGATGCCCTATCCAGCGCAACAACTCCGTAGGCTTGTGTTGCATGGATGGTTTCATAATCTGCCAGGATTTATTAGTTCTTCATGGCATCCCCGCCTCTCCTACCTATGGATAGAAGTCCGCAAACTGCAACCGTGGGACATTCATGACCTTGGGACTCTGCCAGCTCTTCGTTATCTCTACCTGAAGTCAATCTTGGACACTGCCATGGAAGAGCGTGCCACGCAAAGCTCCCCGCTTAATATTGATGGATTCCCTTGCGCGACAGAGTGCTGGTTCGAAGGTGTTACAGTGAATCCATTAGGGTTCCGGCCAGGAACTATGCCTATGGTTCGATGCCTTGCGTTCGGTGCCCAAGTGTGGAACATCCTCGATATACGTCATTCGATAAAGCACCTAGGTCCAGATGGCTTGGAGTTGGACTACTTGAGCTGGAGCATAATGCACCTCTCTTCGCTCGAGCAACTCTCCGTTGATCTACATGGCGAGGAGGCTAGCAGCGCAAGGTATACTAGAGCGGAGGCCGCGCTGAAGCACGCGACGTACAACCATCCCAACCGTCCCAAGGTCAACATCTGGAGTCCTAGAGGCTGA